One window of the Streptomyces sp. NBC_00259 genome contains the following:
- the hemB gene encoding porphobilinogen synthase: MTVYGAFPGSRPRRLRTTPAMRRMVAETRLNPADLILPAFVREGASEPVPISAMPGVVQHSLDTLRKAAVDAREAGVSGIMLFGVPEDAKKDAAGTAGTDPDGILQVAIRAVRAEVGDELVIMSDLCLDEYTDHGHCGVLDADGRVDNDATLERYAEMAQVQADAGVHVVGPSGMMDGQVGVIRDALDTIGKEDVAVLAYTAKYSSAFYGPFREAVASSLQGDRKTYQQDPANLRESLRELALDLEEGADMVMVKPAGPYLDVLAKVADAVDVPVAAYQISGEYAMVEAAAEKGWIDRDKAIFETLTGIRRAGAQMILTYWATEVAQKLARP; the protein is encoded by the coding sequence ATGACTGTGTACGGAGCCTTCCCCGGGTCGCGGCCGCGCCGGCTGCGGACCACTCCCGCGATGCGGCGCATGGTCGCCGAGACGCGGCTGAACCCCGCCGATCTGATCCTTCCCGCGTTCGTACGGGAGGGCGCGAGCGAGCCCGTGCCGATCTCGGCGATGCCCGGGGTCGTGCAGCACTCGCTGGACACGCTGCGCAAGGCCGCGGTGGACGCCCGGGAGGCCGGTGTCTCCGGGATCATGCTCTTCGGTGTGCCGGAGGACGCGAAGAAGGACGCGGCCGGGACGGCGGGCACCGACCCGGACGGGATCCTGCAGGTCGCCATCCGGGCCGTGAGGGCCGAGGTCGGCGACGAGCTGGTGATCATGTCCGATCTGTGTCTGGACGAGTACACCGACCACGGCCACTGCGGTGTGCTGGATGCGGACGGCCGCGTCGACAACGACGCCACGCTGGAGCGTTACGCCGAGATGGCGCAGGTCCAGGCCGACGCCGGCGTCCATGTGGTCGGCCCCAGCGGGATGATGGACGGCCAGGTCGGGGTCATCCGCGACGCCCTGGACACCATCGGCAAGGAGGACGTGGCCGTGCTCGCCTACACCGCTAAGTACTCCTCCGCCTTCTACGGCCCCTTCCGTGAGGCCGTCGCCTCCTCGCTGCAGGGTGACCGCAAGACGTACCAGCAGGACCCGGCGAACCTCCGCGAGTCCCTGCGCGAACTCGCGCTGGACCTGGAGGAGGGCGCCGACATGGTCATGGTCAAGCCCGCCGGTCCGTACCTCGATGTGCTGGCGAAGGTCGCGGATGCCGTGGACGTGCCCGTCGCGGCGTACCAGATCAGCGGTGAGTACGCGATGGTCGAGGCCGCGGCCGAGAAGGGCTGGATCGACCGCGACAAGGCCATCTTCGAGACGCTGACCGGGATTCGGCGCGCGGGCGCGCAGATGATCCTCACCTACTGGGCGACCGAGGTCGCACAGAAGCTGGCCCGCCCGTAA
- a CDS encoding DUF4253 domain-containing protein: MAMLPNPLPTLATDPTGRSLGLDLPAGRLIDTTTDGSWHEPLLWCADEPARPGDWSALLPARRTAGLHPVLIGSGSGHERRPEDWELSPAMMSYAGDHDAVEVLAAFWEECAGDELDTTEEFPGLAPAAAAGDDPDDVAADVVDLLTDQDSWLARARLALVPARRSADIPAALGWTGPLNHENDVARLCTVLRSWEDRFGIRVVALTFDQLVVSVASPPTTLAEAEAVAAEHFAFCPDNITQGGYSALADYAAKAVLDQTAWSFWWD; encoded by the coding sequence ATGGCGATGCTTCCCAATCCCCTGCCGACCCTGGCCACCGACCCGACAGGCCGCTCGCTGGGGCTCGACCTGCCGGCCGGCCGACTGATCGACACCACGACGGACGGATCCTGGCACGAGCCGCTGCTCTGGTGCGCGGACGAGCCGGCCCGTCCCGGCGACTGGTCGGCCCTGCTGCCCGCCCGCAGGACCGCCGGTCTCCACCCCGTGCTCATAGGCTCGGGCAGTGGCCACGAAAGGCGCCCCGAGGACTGGGAGTTGTCCCCGGCGATGATGTCGTACGCGGGCGATCACGACGCCGTAGAGGTGCTCGCCGCCTTCTGGGAGGAGTGCGCGGGGGACGAACTCGACACCACCGAGGAGTTCCCCGGCCTCGCCCCGGCCGCGGCTGCCGGGGACGACCCGGACGACGTGGCGGCCGATGTCGTCGACCTTCTGACCGATCAGGACTCCTGGCTCGCGCGGGCCCGGCTCGCGCTCGTCCCGGCCCGCCGCAGCGCCGACATACCCGCGGCGCTGGGCTGGACCGGTCCGCTCAACCACGAGAACGACGTGGCGCGCCTCTGCACGGTCCTGCGCTCGTGGGAGGACCGCTTCGGCATACGTGTCGTGGCGCTCACCTTCGACCAGCTGGTGGTCTCCGTTGCGTCCCCGCCCACGACACTCGCCGAGGCGGAGGCCGTCGCCGCCGAGCACTTCGCGTTCTGCCCGGACAACATCACCCAGGGCGGATACTCCGCCCTCGCCGACTACGCGGCCAAGGCCGTCCTGGACCAGACCGCCTGGTCCTTCTGGTGGGACTGA
- a CDS encoding DUF4232 domain-containing protein, which yields MRTIRNRALRNRTAVVATATLLAGLSLTACQNDDEPKAAAPADGGKANATASKTPAATPSTDTDTDTGTGTGTGTGTGTGGNGSTTAGGSDKGSGSGSGKNSGGSSGKSTSGGTGGDSTSLTTCTGDNTKAVVSKVSRPINHLLLTITNTGSRTCAAYNAPFLRFDEAQSPTQFIEDSRPQAVVTLAPGESAYAAVVLTGEPGAAENPGRVAKHLTVHFGHKGAGSTGAPAELALPANTFIEDDMAKVTYWQSDMADALTY from the coding sequence ATGCGCACCATCCGTAACCGCGCTCTTCGCAACCGCACCGCCGTCGTCGCGACCGCCACGCTTCTTGCGGGGCTGTCCCTCACCGCCTGCCAGAACGACGACGAGCCCAAGGCAGCCGCCCCGGCCGACGGCGGCAAGGCGAACGCCACCGCGTCGAAGACCCCGGCGGCCACCCCGTCCACGGACACGGACACGGACACGGGCACCGGCACCGGCACCGGCACCGGCACCGGCACCGGTGGCAACGGCTCCACCACCGCCGGCGGCAGCGACAAGGGCTCCGGAAGCGGCTCGGGCAAGAACTCCGGCGGGAGCTCGGGCAAGAGCACCAGCGGCGGCACGGGCGGCGACAGCACGTCCCTCACGACCTGCACCGGCGACAACACCAAGGCCGTGGTCAGCAAGGTCTCGCGCCCCATCAACCACCTGCTGCTCACCATCACCAACACGGGCTCGCGCACCTGCGCCGCCTACAACGCGCCGTTCCTGCGCTTCGACGAGGCGCAGTCCCCGACCCAGTTCATCGAGGACAGCCGTCCGCAGGCCGTGGTCACCCTGGCCCCCGGCGAGTCCGCCTACGCCGCGGTCGTCCTGACCGGCGAGCCCGGCGCCGCCGAGAACCCGGGCCGCGTCGCGAAGCACCTCACCGTCCACTTCGGGCACAAGGGGGCCGGATCGACCGGAGCGCCCGCCGAGCTCGCGCTGCCCGCGAACACCTTCATCGAGGACGACATGGCCAAGGTGACGTACTGGCAGAGCGACATGGCCGACGCGCTCACCTACTGA
- a CDS encoding DUF397 domain-containing protein, which produces MNTALEWFKSSYSSEQGGACLEVAYAWRKSSYSGSEGGECVEVATHPTAVHVRDSKNPDGPMLTLAPGVWSSFAAFAGGHSATHSSLSGQ; this is translated from the coding sequence ATGAACACCGCACTTGAGTGGTTCAAGTCCAGCTACAGCAGTGAGCAAGGAGGCGCCTGCCTCGAAGTCGCCTACGCCTGGCGCAAGTCCTCCTACAGCGGCAGCGAGGGCGGCGAGTGCGTCGAGGTCGCCACCCACCCCACCGCCGTCCACGTCCGCGACTCCAAGAACCCGGACGGCCCGATGCTCACGCTCGCCCCCGGCGTCTGGTCATCGTTCGCGGCCTTCGCCGGCGGTCACTCGGCGACCCACTCGTCCTTGTCCGGCCAGTAG
- a CDS encoding helix-turn-helix domain-containing protein gives MKLVGALVAVFRETACLTQRELADRACLHQETIASIEQGRRPLKPDLARLLDSILETKRALSTAVENMPEVDLIPAWAEEYMDFEREAIALSWFENQVLPGLLQTENYARAVFRTDVPALSQDEIEQRVAARVERQEILQRKIPPTISFIISEATVRDRLGGKNVHIEALRHLRACAELPGIALQIMPLGRETHAGLSGPFILLETPDHQHIAYAENQRGSQLITDPDEVSILAQKYAMLRTQALNPEETKGLLDLRLGDP, from the coding sequence ATGAAGCTCGTAGGCGCGCTGGTGGCGGTGTTCCGGGAGACGGCCTGCCTCACCCAGCGCGAACTGGCGGACCGGGCCTGTCTGCACCAGGAGACGATCGCCTCGATCGAGCAGGGAAGACGGCCGCTGAAACCGGACCTGGCACGGCTGCTGGACAGCATCCTGGAGACGAAGCGCGCGTTGTCGACGGCGGTGGAGAACATGCCGGAGGTGGATCTGATCCCGGCGTGGGCGGAGGAGTACATGGACTTCGAGCGCGAAGCCATCGCACTCTCGTGGTTCGAGAATCAGGTGCTGCCCGGCCTCCTCCAGACGGAGAACTACGCCCGCGCGGTGTTCCGGACTGATGTCCCGGCACTCAGTCAGGACGAGATCGAGCAGCGGGTGGCCGCCCGCGTGGAACGCCAAGAGATCTTGCAGCGCAAGATCCCTCCGACCATCAGCTTCATCATCTCCGAAGCAACCGTACGGGACCGCCTCGGCGGCAAGAATGTGCACATTGAGGCGCTCCGTCACCTGCGCGCCTGCGCCGAACTCCCCGGCATCGCCCTGCAGATCATGCCACTCGGCCGAGAGACCCATGCCGGCCTTTCCGGCCCGTTCATCCTGCTGGAAACCCCCGACCACCAGCACATTGCCTATGCCGAGAACCAGCGCGGCAGCCAGCTCATCACCGACCCGGATGAGGTCAGCATCCTGGCGCAGAAGTATGCGATGCTGCGGACACAGGCCCTCAACCCCGAGGAGACAAAAGGCCTGTTGGACCTGCGGCTAGGAGACCCATGA
- a CDS encoding ATP-binding protein: protein MNEAIQLPCVRERFYRRERRSVPAAREFTSEALEAWGLGAVRDDVLLCVSELATNALVHGVPPGRGYLLRLARYEEALRVEVHDSGDGCPRPREPQGESGRGLLLVATVADKWGVGERAPGKVVWCEFGVSVRR from the coding sequence ATGAACGAGGCGATTCAACTCCCCTGTGTGCGTGAGCGGTTCTACCGGCGCGAGCGGCGGTCCGTGCCCGCTGCCAGGGAGTTCACGAGCGAGGCCCTCGAAGCATGGGGCCTGGGCGCGGTCCGGGACGACGTACTGCTCTGCGTGAGCGAGCTGGCCACCAACGCGCTGGTGCACGGCGTACCGCCCGGCCGGGGGTATCTGTTGCGGCTGGCGCGGTACGAGGAGGCCCTCCGTGTGGAGGTCCACGACAGCGGGGACGGGTGTCCCCGGCCGCGTGAGCCGCAGGGTGAGTCGGGGCGGGGGCTGTTGCTGGTGGCGACGGTCGCGGACAAGTGGGGGGTCGGGGAGCGGGCGCCCGGGAAGGTCGTGTGGTGCGAGTTCGGGGTCAGCGTTCGACGGTGA
- a CDS encoding NAD(P)-dependent oxidoreductase: MTTHVSVLGLGMMGSALATALLKAGHHVTVWNRSPARTGPLVAQGALPAGTPAEAAAASPLVVVCLLTDDAVHEVFDTLGDVTGKTLVNLTNGTPAQARELAARAADHGAHYLDGGIMAVPQMIAGPHAYVFYSGDEQAYETHRATLAAFGGTKWTGTDPGRAALYDLALLTGMYGMVVGVLQAFALVRTEHISAEEFSELLVPWVTAMLASAPEMGRAIDTGQHLTDVSSLAVNQAAFPNFTATFRDQGVSPELFVPFQALLDRAIAEGHAADGLSRLADLLTVER; this comes from the coding sequence ATGACGACCCACGTCTCCGTCCTCGGTCTCGGCATGATGGGCTCCGCCCTCGCCACCGCCCTCCTCAAGGCGGGCCACCACGTCACCGTCTGGAACCGCTCCCCCGCCAGGACCGGTCCCCTCGTCGCCCAGGGCGCGCTCCCGGCCGGCACGCCCGCCGAAGCGGCCGCGGCGAGCCCTCTCGTCGTCGTCTGCCTCCTGACCGACGACGCCGTCCACGAGGTCTTCGACACCCTCGGCGACGTCACCGGCAAGACGCTGGTCAACCTCACCAACGGCACCCCGGCCCAGGCCCGCGAACTCGCCGCCCGGGCCGCCGACCACGGCGCGCACTACCTCGACGGCGGCATCATGGCCGTCCCGCAGATGATCGCCGGCCCGCACGCCTACGTCTTCTACAGCGGCGACGAGCAGGCCTACGAGACCCACCGCGCCACGCTGGCGGCCTTCGGCGGCACGAAGTGGACCGGCACGGACCCGGGCAGGGCCGCCCTGTACGACCTGGCCCTGCTCACCGGCATGTACGGCATGGTCGTCGGCGTCCTCCAGGCCTTCGCCCTGGTCCGTACGGAACACATCTCCGCCGAGGAGTTCTCCGAACTCCTCGTCCCCTGGGTCACCGCGATGCTCGCGAGCGCCCCGGAGATGGGCCGGGCGATCGACACCGGACAGCACCTCACCGACGTCTCCAGCCTCGCCGTCAACCAGGCCGCGTTCCCCAACTTCACGGCCACGTTCCGCGACCAGGGCGTCAGCCCCGAGCTGTTCGTCCCGTTCCAGGCCCTCCTGGACCGCGCCATCGCCGAGGGCCACGCGGCGGACGGCCTCTCCCGCCTCGCCGACCTCCTCACCGTCGAACGCTGA
- a CDS encoding DUF1876 domain-containing protein has product MQTLVGWHVEMEFLEEGDKTKAAAMLRLGDGTEVRGHGHASRHPSDPGQLRVGEEIAGARALMDIAQTLLTKAHDEIEETTGRPAHPLTR; this is encoded by the coding sequence ATGCAGACGCTCGTCGGATGGCACGTCGAGATGGAGTTTCTGGAGGAAGGCGACAAGACCAAGGCGGCCGCGATGCTCCGGCTCGGCGACGGCACGGAAGTACGCGGCCACGGCCACGCCAGCCGTCATCCGTCCGATCCGGGACAGCTGCGGGTCGGCGAGGAGATCGCAGGCGCGCGGGCGCTCATGGACATCGCGCAGACACTGCTCACCAAGGCCCACGACGAGATCGAGGAGACCACGGGAAGACCCGCGCACCCGCTGACGCGGTGA
- the argS gene encoding arginine--tRNA ligase, whose amino-acid sequence MASVPSLASNVQQRLADALSAALPEAGSADPMLRRSDRADFQANGILALAKQLKGNPRELATKVVEALGADDLLKDIEVSGPGFLNITITDEAIVRTLAARAADARLGVPHAEKPGTTVIDYAQPNVAKEMHVGHLRSAVIGAAMVEILEFTGEKVVRRHHIGDWGTQFGMLIQYLIEHPHELDHKADSASGEEAMSNLNRLYKASRAIFDSDPEFKDRARRRVVDLQSGDKETLALWQRFVDESKIYFYSVFEKLDMEIDDPDIVGESGYNDMLVETCRLLEESGVAVRSNGALCVFFDDVKGPDGNPVPLIVQKSDGGFGYAATDLSAIRDRVQNLGATTLLYVVDARQSLHFKMVFETARRIGWLNDDVKAAQLAFGTVLGKDGKPFKTREGETVRLEDLLDEAVDRATAVVREKAEKVGLTEQEIVENGRYVGIGAVKYADLSTSAVRDYKFDLDQMVSLNGDTSVYLQYAYARIQSILRKAGDAKPAAHPELALAPAERALGLHLDQFGEVLAEVAASYEPHKLAAYLYQLASHLTTFYDQCQVISEDNTVEVFENRLFLVDLTARTLHQGMALLGIRTPERL is encoded by the coding sequence ATGGCCTCGGTCCCTTCCCTCGCTTCGAACGTGCAGCAGCGCCTCGCGGACGCCCTCTCGGCAGCCCTGCCGGAGGCCGGCTCCGCCGACCCCATGCTGCGACGTAGCGACCGGGCCGACTTCCAGGCCAACGGCATCCTGGCACTCGCCAAGCAGCTGAAGGGCAACCCGCGCGAGCTGGCGACCAAGGTCGTGGAGGCGCTCGGAGCCGATGACCTCCTCAAGGACATCGAGGTATCGGGCCCCGGCTTCCTCAACATCACGATCACCGACGAGGCGATCGTCAGGACCCTCGCCGCCCGCGCCGCGGACGCCCGCCTGGGCGTGCCGCACGCGGAGAAGCCCGGCACGACCGTGATCGACTACGCCCAGCCGAATGTGGCGAAGGAGATGCACGTCGGCCATCTGCGGTCCGCGGTGATCGGCGCGGCCATGGTCGAGATCCTGGAGTTCACGGGCGAGAAGGTGGTCCGTCGCCACCACATCGGCGACTGGGGCACCCAGTTCGGCATGCTCATCCAGTACCTGATCGAGCACCCGCACGAGCTGGACCACAAGGCCGACTCCGCCTCCGGCGAGGAGGCCATGTCCAACCTCAACAGGCTGTACAAGGCCTCGCGCGCGATCTTCGACTCCGACCCGGAGTTCAAGGACCGGGCCCGCCGTCGGGTCGTGGACCTGCAGTCGGGCGACAAGGAGACCCTCGCGCTCTGGCAGCGGTTCGTCGACGAGTCGAAGATCTACTTCTACTCGGTCTTCGAGAAGCTCGACATGGAGATCGACGACCCGGACATCGTCGGCGAGTCGGGCTACAACGACATGCTGGTCGAGACCTGCCGGCTGCTGGAGGAGTCGGGCGTCGCCGTCCGCTCCAACGGCGCGCTGTGCGTCTTCTTCGACGACGTCAAGGGCCCGGACGGCAATCCGGTCCCGCTGATCGTCCAGAAGTCCGACGGCGGTTTCGGCTACGCGGCGACGGACCTCTCCGCGATCCGCGACCGCGTGCAGAACCTCGGCGCGACCACGCTGCTGTACGTGGTGGACGCCCGCCAGTCGCTCCACTTCAAGATGGTCTTCGAGACCGCCCGCCGCATCGGCTGGCTGAACGACGACGTCAAGGCCGCCCAGCTCGCCTTCGGCACGGTCCTCGGCAAGGACGGCAAGCCGTTCAAGACCCGTGAGGGCGAGACGGTGCGCCTGGAAGACCTGCTGGACGAGGCGGTCGACCGGGCGACGGCGGTCGTGCGCGAGAAGGCCGAAAAGGTGGGCCTCACCGAGCAGGAGATCGTCGAGAACGGCCGCTACGTCGGCATCGGCGCGGTGAAGTACGCGGACCTGTCCACGTCGGCCGTCCGGGACTACAAGTTCGACCTGGACCAGATGGTCTCGCTCAACGGCGACACGTCGGTGTACCTCCAGTACGCGTACGCCCGTATCCAGTCGATCCTCCGCAAGGCGGGCGACGCCAAGCCGGCCGCCCACCCGGAGCTCGCGCTGGCCCCGGCCGAGCGGGCGCTCGGGCTGCACCTGGACCAGTTCGGCGAGGTCCTGGCCGAGGTCGCCGCGTCGTACGAGCCGCACAAGCTGGCCGCGTACCTGTACCAGCTGGCGTCCCACCTCACGACGTTCTACGACCAGTGCCAGGTCATCAGCGAGGACAACACGGTGGAGGTCTTCGAGAACCGCCTCTTCCTCGTCGACCTGACCGCCCGCACGCTCCACCAGGGCATGGCGCTCCTCGGCATCCGCACCCCCGAGCGCCTCTGA
- the lysS gene encoding lysine--tRNA ligase, whose protein sequence is MPIVAQSSTETDWVSRFADDVIAESERRAPGKPVVVASGLSPSGPIHLGNLREVMTPHLVADEIRRRGYEVRHLISWDDYDRYRKVPAGVPGVDDSWGEHIGKPLTSVPAPAGSSYPNWAEHFKAAMVEALAELGVEYDGISQTEQYTSGVYREQILHAMKHRADIDGILDQYRTKAKDGQPKQQQQKKQQQKQQQKPVDAAELEAEEGSGAASEDDGSGGSGGYFPYKPYCGNCEKDLTAVTEYIDATTELTYSCTACGFSETVRLSEFNRGKLVWKVDWPMRWAFEGVIFEPSGVDHSSPGSSFVVGGQIVREIFDGVQPIGPMYAFVGISGMAKMSSSRGGVPTPADALKIMEAPLLRWLYARRRPNQSFKIAFDQEIQRLYDEWDKLESKVADGSVLPADAAAHSRAVRTAAGELPRTPRPLPYRTLASVVDITAGHDEQTLRILSELDPANPLSSLDEARPRLDRAENWITTQVPADARTIVRSEPDTELLGSLDDEARESLRLLLDGLDSHWSLDGLTTLVYGVPKVMAGLEPDAKPTPELKTAQRSFFALLYRLLVSRETGPRLPTLLLAVGADRVRKLLAA, encoded by the coding sequence GTGCCGATCGTGGCTCAGAGCAGCACCGAGACCGACTGGGTCTCCCGTTTCGCGGACGATGTCATCGCCGAGTCGGAGCGGCGTGCACCCGGGAAACCGGTCGTGGTTGCCTCTGGCCTGTCGCCGTCGGGCCCCATCCACCTGGGCAATCTGCGTGAGGTCATGACCCCGCACCTGGTCGCGGACGAGATCCGCCGCCGGGGGTACGAGGTCCGCCATCTGATCTCCTGGGACGACTACGACCGCTACCGCAAGGTGCCGGCCGGGGTGCCGGGCGTCGACGACTCCTGGGGCGAGCACATCGGCAAGCCGCTGACCTCGGTCCCCGCGCCCGCCGGCTCCTCGTACCCGAACTGGGCGGAGCACTTCAAGGCCGCGATGGTCGAGGCGCTCGCCGAGCTCGGTGTCGAGTACGACGGGATCAGCCAGACCGAGCAGTACACCTCGGGTGTCTACCGCGAGCAGATCCTGCACGCGATGAAGCACCGCGCGGACATCGACGGCATCCTCGACCAGTACCGGACGAAGGCCAAGGACGGCCAGCCGAAGCAGCAGCAGCAGAAGAAGCAGCAGCAGAAGCAGCAGCAGAAGCCGGTCGACGCGGCCGAGCTGGAGGCCGAGGAGGGCTCCGGCGCGGCGAGCGAGGACGACGGCAGCGGCGGCTCCGGCGGCTACTTCCCGTACAAGCCGTACTGCGGCAACTGCGAGAAGGACCTGACGGCCGTCACGGAGTACATCGACGCGACGACCGAGCTGACGTACTCCTGCACGGCGTGCGGCTTCTCCGAGACGGTCCGGCTCAGCGAGTTCAACCGCGGCAAGCTCGTCTGGAAGGTCGACTGGCCGATGCGCTGGGCCTTCGAGGGCGTGATCTTCGAGCCGAGCGGTGTCGACCACTCGTCGCCCGGGTCGTCGTTCGTCGTGGGCGGCCAGATCGTCCGCGAGATCTTCGACGGAGTGCAGCCGATCGGCCCGATGTACGCGTTCGTGGGCATCTCCGGCATGGCCAAGATGTCGTCGTCGCGCGGTGGCGTGCCGACGCCGGCGGACGCGCTGAAGATCATGGAGGCTCCGCTGCTGCGCTGGCTGTACGCGCGCCGCAGGCCCAACCAGTCCTTCAAGATCGCCTTCGACCAGGAGATCCAGCGGCTCTACGACGAGTGGGACAAGCTGGAGTCCAAGGTCGCGGACGGTTCCGTGCTGCCGGCCGACGCCGCCGCCCACTCCCGCGCGGTGCGCACCGCCGCCGGTGAGCTGCCGCGTACGCCCCGGCCGCTGCCGTACCGGACGCTCGCGTCGGTCGTCGACATCACCGCCGGCCACGACGAGCAGACGCTGCGCATCCTGAGCGAGCTGGACCCGGCGAACCCGCTGTCCTCGCTGGACGAGGCGCGGCCCCGGCTCGACCGCGCGGAGAACTGGATCACTACCCAGGTCCCGGCCGACGCCCGGACGATCGTGCGCTCCGAGCCCGACACGGAGCTGCTCGGCTCGCTCGACGACGAGGCGCGCGAATCGCTGCGCCTGCTGCTCGACGGCCTGGACTCGCACTGGTCGCTGGACGGGCTCACCACGCTCGTCTACGGAGTGCCGAAGGTGATGGCGGGCCTGGAGCCGGACGCCAAGCCGACGCCTGAGCTGAAGACCGCCCAGCGCTCCTTCTTCGCGCTGCTGTACCGCCTGCTGGTCAGCCGGGAGACGGGGCCGCGGCTGCCGACCCTGCTGCTGGCGGTCGGGGCGGACCGGGTGCGCAAGCTGCTCGCTGCCTGA
- a CDS encoding DUF2637 domain-containing protein, protein MQLTRTHRILIGVVVAGAVIIAAIGFAGSYAAVRELAEQKGFGDFSLVFPIGIDAGICVLLALDLLLTWIRIPFPLLRQTAWLLTAATIAFNGAAAWPDPLGVGMHAVIPVLFVVSVEAARHAVGRIADITADKHMEGVRLTRWLLSPIPTFRLWRRMKLWELRSYEQVIKLEQDRLIYQARLQARYGRAWRRKAPVEALMPLRLARYGVPLAETAPAGLAAAGIEPVLLPPDPQVDVIADSRAVRATPVPQKAAPAGEQRPQLESPSPQQPDYAEQQPPVDESPWLHARNPQEVPYQGGYDPSYDPEEQQYGQWYEEQGPQQYQTEQYQQVEQYPAEQYPAEQYQQQYEESEPWNGESSSEETGSFPIPAGPGRTREMGEGGGTPEPAAPDEESYYQVFKKSINGSYPTPREFIDNVEAEFRVTLPAEESKRMVNRFTNRHTAELEEDHIA, encoded by the coding sequence ATGCAGCTGACACGCACGCACCGCATACTCATCGGCGTGGTGGTCGCCGGTGCGGTGATCATCGCCGCGATCGGTTTCGCCGGATCGTACGCCGCCGTGCGCGAGCTCGCCGAGCAGAAGGGCTTCGGCGACTTCTCCCTGGTCTTCCCCATCGGCATCGACGCGGGCATCTGTGTGCTGCTCGCCCTCGACCTGCTGCTGACCTGGATACGCATACCCTTCCCGCTGCTGCGCCAGACGGCGTGGCTGCTGACGGCGGCGACGATCGCGTTCAACGGCGCGGCCGCCTGGCCGGACCCGCTCGGCGTCGGTATGCACGCCGTCATCCCGGTCCTGTTCGTGGTCTCCGTCGAGGCCGCCCGCCACGCGGTGGGCCGGATCGCGGACATCACGGCCGACAAGCACATGGAGGGCGTGCGCCTCACCCGCTGGCTGCTCTCCCCTATCCCCACCTTCCGGCTGTGGCGCCGGATGAAGCTGTGGGAGCTGCGCAGTTACGAGCAGGTCATCAAGCTGGAGCAGGACCGGCTGATCTACCAGGCCCGGCTCCAGGCCCGCTACGGGCGTGCGTGGCGCCGCAAGGCGCCGGTCGAGGCGCTGATGCCGCTGCGGCTCGCGAGATACGGCGTTCCGCTGGCGGAGACGGCCCCCGCGGGGCTGGCCGCCGCCGGGATCGAGCCGGTGCTGCTGCCCCCGGACCCTCAGGTGGACGTCATCGCGGACAGTCGTGCCGTCCGCGCGACGCCCGTTCCGCAGAAGGCGGCACCTGCCGGCGAGCAGCGCCCCCAGCTGGAGAGCCCCTCCCCCCAGCAACCGGACTACGCCGAGCAGCAGCCCCCCGTCGACGAAAGCCCCTGGCTCCACGCCCGGAACCCTCAAGAGGTCCCGTACCAGGGCGGCTACGACCCCTCGTACGACCCCGAGGAGCAGCAGTACGGGCAGTGGTACGAGGAGCAGGGCCCGCAGCAGTACCAGACCGAGCAGTACCAGCAGGTGGAGCAGTACCCCGCCGAGCAGTACCCGGCTGAGCAGTACCAGCAGCAGTACGAGGAGTCCGAGCCCTGGAACGGGGAGTCCTCCTCGGAGGAGACCGGCAGCTTCCCCATCCCCGCCGGCCCCGGCCGCACCCGGGAAATGGGCGAGGGCGGCGGCACCCCCGAACCCGCCGCCCCGGACGAGGAGTCGTACTACCAGGTCTTCAAGAAGTCGATAAACGGCAGCTACCCGACGCCGCGCGAGTTCATCGACAACGTGGAGGCCGAGTTCCGCGTCACCCTCCCTGCCGAGGAGTCGAAGCGCATGGTCAACCGCTTCACCAACCGCCACACCGCGGAGCTGGAAGAGGACCACATCGCGTAG